The nucleotide window CAGTATAATGTTTTGCAACAAATTCGTTATTTCTATCGACAGCGAGAGTATATTGAGTTAAATCATTTGTTCCTAAACTTACAAAATCAATTCCAACATCAATATAATCTTCAATAGTTAAAGCAGCAGCAGGAATCTCAACCATCATTCCAAAGTCAATGTCTGTGTGAGGTTCTAAACCTACTTCAGAACAAAGTGCTTTTGCTTGTCTTAACTCATCAGGAGTTTGTGATAATGGAATCATAACTCCAATATTAGTGTATCCTTGATCATAAAGTTTTTTAAGAGCTTTAAATTCACATTTAAGGATTTCGGGTTGATCAAGTTCTCTTCTAATTCCTCTCCAACCAAGCATTGGATTATGTTCTTCAGGTTCGTTTTCTCCACCATCCAATGTTATAAATTCATCAGTAGGTGCATCTAAAGTCCTATACCATACTGGTTTTGGATAAAATGCATCAACGACGATTTTTACATTATCTGCAATAATATCTATTAATTCATCTTCCTTACCATCTTCAATAAATTTTCCTGGATGAACACCTGCAGTTAACATTAAATGTTCTGTTCTTAAAAGTCCAACACCATCAGCACCAGTAGCTGCAGCACGTTCAGCAGCTTCAGGCATGCTCACATTAGCTTTTACTTCAGTTACAGTTACAATAGGTGCTTCAGCATTTACTGGTGCAACTGTAGTTGAATCAGCTTTAATTTTAGTAATACCATCAAAGACCAATCCTTTTTTACCATCTATTGTGACGTCAGAGTTTTCTTTTAATGTAGTTGTTGCAGAACCAGTTCCTACAACACAAGGAATACCTAATTCACGAGAAATAATAGATGCATGACATGTTACACCCCCTTCATCAGTTACAATACCACTAGCTCTTCTCATAGCAGGCACCATATCTGGAGTGGTCATGGTTGTAACCATGATGTCCCCGTCTTTAATTTTATCTAATTCATCAATGTCATTAATTATTTTAACTTTACCGGAAGCTGTACCTGGACTAGCACCAAGACCTCTTGCAAGGACATCTCCAACATCATCAGAATTAGATTCATCTAACTCAACATCTCCTAATGTAGTTATGGGCCTTGCTTGTAATAAAAACAATGTTCCATTTTCAAACGCCCATTCAGTATCCATTGGTTGACCATAGTGAGCTTGGATTCTTTTACCCATTTCTGTTAACTCTACCAGTTCATCATCAGATAAAACTCTTTCATTCCTTTTTTCATCAGGAACATCGACTTTAATACTAGTACCATCTTCATCATTAGTATACATTACTTTTTTATCACTAATAGTTACACTAGCAACCTCATTAGTTTTTTTATCCACAACATAATTATCAGGAGTTACATCACCAGATACAACAGCCTCACCAAGACCCCAAGACCCTTCTATTAAAGCAATATCTTCACCAGTTGAAGGGTTTGCAGTAAACATGACCCCTGCTTTATCTGCATTAGCCATTTTTTGGACAACAACAGCTATGAATACTTTAGAATGTTCAAAGTTATTTTCCTCCCTATAGAAAATTGCTCTTGCTTCAAATAAAGAAGCCCAACATTTCCTAACATATTCCATAACTTCATCATTTCCAGAAACATGCAAGTAAGTTTCCTGTTGACCTGCAAATGATGCTTCAGGTAAGTCTTCAGCTGTAGCAGAAGATCTAATTGCCACATCAGTATCATCTTCACCAACTTTTTGACAAAGCTGATTGTAAGCTTCAAGAATTAATGTAGACATGTCATCTGGAACTGGAGTGCTAGTAATAATAGCTTTAATTTCTTCAGATGCCATCTGGAGTTCTTTAGTATCATTAATATCAATTTTATCAAGAATA belongs to Methanobrevibacter oralis and includes:
- the ppsA gene encoding phosphoenolpyruvate synthase, whose product is MYVLKFEDLNKSDIGIAGGKGANLGELTQAGIPVPPGFVVTAETYEKFMEDSGINGKVMDILDKIDINDTKELQMASEEIKAIITSTPVPDDMSTLILEAYNQLCQKVGEDDTDVAIRSSATAEDLPEASFAGQQETYLHVSGNDEVMEYVRKCWASLFEARAIFYREENNFEHSKVFIAVVVQKMANADKAGVMFTANPSTGEDIALIEGSWGLGEAVVSGDVTPDNYVVDKKTNEVASVTISDKKVMYTNDEDGTSIKVDVPDEKRNERVLSDDELVELTEMGKRIQAHYGQPMDTEWAFENGTLFLLQARPITTLGDVELDESNSDDVGDVLARGLGASPGTASGKVKIINDIDELDKIKDGDIMVTTMTTPDMVPAMRRASGIVTDEGGVTCHASIISRELGIPCVVGTGSATTTLKENSDVTIDGKKGLVFDGITKIKADSTTVAPVNAEAPIVTVTEVKANVSMPEAAERAAATGADGVGLLRTEHLMLTAGVHPGKFIEDGKEDELIDIIADNVKIVVDAFYPKPVWYRTLDAPTDEFITLDGGENEPEEHNPMLGWRGIRRELDQPEILKCEFKALKKLYDQGYTNIGVMIPLSQTPDELRQAKALCSEVGLEPHTDIDFGMMVEIPAAALTIEDYIDVGIDFVSLGTNDLTQYTLAVDRNNEFVAKHYTEEHPAVMKLIEMTIKKCAKVGIKCSICGQAGSVPHIVEKLVAFGISSVSSNADAVAEVRRTVARAEQKIILEAARKNLE